The following proteins are co-located in the Thermus hydrothermalis genome:
- the hemL gene encoding glutamate-1-semialdehyde 2,1-aminomutase — translation MERPTSARLFAEANEHIPGGVSSPVRAFRAVGGTPVFLVRGEGAYAFDADGNRYLDYVMSWGPLILGHAHPEVVARVKEVAEKGLTFGAPHPLEVALAQAVKRAYPGVDLVRFVSTGTEATMSAIRLARGYTGRKYVVKFRGNYHGHADGLLVEAGSGALTFGVPSSAGVPEEYARLTLVLEYNDPEGLRALLRTRGEEVAAIIFEPVVGNAGVLIPTEEFLKALLEAQNYGVLLIADEVMTGFRLAFGGATERLGLKPDLITLGKILGGGLPAAAYAGRREIMEKVAPLGPVYQAGTLSGNPLAMAAGLATLEILEKNPGHYAHLEALGAKLEAGLKEVLSAKGIPHAVNRMGSMLTVFFTEGPVVTFQDAKRTDTELFKRFFHGLLDRGVYWPPSNFEAAFLSVAHTEEDVEKTLEALQKAL, via the coding sequence ATGGAACGGCCTACCTCTGCCCGGCTTTTCGCCGAGGCGAACGAGCACATTCCAGGCGGCGTTTCTAGCCCTGTGCGGGCCTTTAGGGCCGTGGGGGGAACCCCCGTCTTCCTCGTGCGAGGGGAAGGGGCCTACGCCTTTGACGCCGACGGCAACCGCTACCTGGACTACGTGATGAGCTGGGGTCCCCTCATCCTGGGCCACGCCCACCCGGAGGTGGTGGCCCGGGTGAAGGAGGTGGCGGAAAAGGGGCTCACCTTTGGGGCGCCGCACCCCTTGGAGGTGGCCCTGGCCCAGGCGGTGAAGCGGGCCTATCCGGGGGTGGACCTGGTGCGTTTCGTGAGCACAGGGACCGAGGCCACCATGTCCGCCATCCGTCTCGCCCGGGGGTACACGGGCAGGAAGTACGTGGTGAAGTTCCGGGGCAACTACCACGGCCACGCGGACGGCCTCCTGGTGGAGGCGGGCTCGGGGGCCCTCACCTTCGGCGTGCCCTCCAGCGCCGGCGTGCCCGAGGAGTACGCCCGGCTCACCCTGGTCCTGGAGTACAACGACCCTGAGGGGCTAAGGGCGCTTTTGCGCACGCGGGGCGAGGAGGTCGCCGCCATCATCTTTGAGCCCGTGGTGGGGAACGCTGGGGTACTCATCCCCACGGAGGAGTTTCTCAAGGCCCTCCTCGAGGCCCAAAACTACGGCGTCCTCCTTATCGCCGACGAGGTGATGACGGGCTTCCGCCTGGCCTTCGGCGGGGCCACGGAGCGGCTTGGCCTAAAGCCCGACCTCATCACCCTGGGGAAGATCCTGGGCGGAGGGCTTCCCGCCGCCGCCTACGCCGGGAGGCGGGAGATTATGGAGAAGGTGGCCCCCTTGGGGCCCGTCTACCAGGCGGGGACGCTTTCCGGAAACCCCTTGGCCATGGCGGCGGGCCTGGCCACCCTGGAGATTTTGGAGAAAAACCCCGGCCACTACGCCCACTTGGAGGCCCTGGGGGCCAAGCTGGAGGCAGGCCTAAAGGAGGTCCTCTCCGCCAAGGGCATCCCCCACGCCGTGAACCGCATGGGCTCCATGCTCACCGTGTTCTTCACGGAAGGCCCTGTGGTCACCTTCCAGGACGCCAAGCGCACGGACACCGAGCTCTTCAAGCGCTTCTTCCACGGCCTCCTGGACCGGGGGGTGTACTGGCCGCCCTCCAACTTTGAGGCGGCCTTCCTCTCCGTGGCCCACACGGAGGAGGACGTGGAGAAGACCCTGGAGGCGCTGCAAAAGGCCCTGTGA